GTGGCCTTATGAGAATTAAGTATTCGGACTGTTCAAATATGTTTTTTACATTCACATTAGGTTCTGCTTTATTTGTATGAGCATTAACAAAATTGGTATATAGTCGCCTTAacattaattaaaataatcatTGCTCTTTGTCAGCCTTGATGTGTTGAAGAACTGTATACATTTAATTATGCAGATTgatatacataatttattaACATAATTGTATGCGTCCAGGAAATATCCAATGTTATAATATTCGATGTTACACTGAATATGAAATAAAGTTAGATATACATGAAAGTTAAAATATCGTCTAGCCTAAGTAAtaattttgtaacattttttaatatctaagAAACTAATTTACACACGATAATGTTATGAAAACTTACAAGTGTTGGAGATAagcagaaaatttaaaattcttgCTAAACCAAACTTTATCTTTTAGTTATTATTAACTCCCTATCACTACCTATCTCACAAATACTTCTATCGAAACctccaaaatttgtaatcaaattttcaatccgtTATGGCATCCTCAATATCTCTCATGAAATCAGCACTAGTTACAGAGTGTCTACTAGCCTGGAAAAGCCTTGAATTCTTTGAATTGCTatggaatttattttcaccgtgGAAACTCCTTAACTATGAGTTAGCGGTACTGGTACTAATATCACTATTTCTACACTGTATACTAACGTTAATTAGcctgatttcaaaaattaaatcaagtatTTATCTTTAGAACGCACTTCATTCATTTTGAAACCCATAAAATCTGACATGcatgattaaataaaattatcaaaagcGTATCAGAAAACCAACTCAgttatattttcaacttaCTTGCAATATTGTGATAATGGTTTATAACTTGTCACTGGTTCTACAGGTCCAGGATCCATGTATGAAAGAGTTGCTGTAGTCCTACCTTCGAGCGGTTGATCGGATGATCGAATATTATTGCAAGGAATAACCAGATCAGGTCGTGGAACAAGTTTTGGTACAAAGTCGTGTCTATTGGTTGTAAGGCATTGCATAGGCCCGTCGCCCATCATATTTCTGCGGCTCGGAATTATGAGGCCTCTTTTTTCCACTGATACTGGTTGGTAGCTCAACTGGAAGATAGCAAAATTACACAGTAAACTTTAAGTTTTGAATCTGTGCGAGATCAAGCAATTATTTGCATTGgctttttttccgaaaatagTCTACTTAACATCCTTGGTACCTTATTAGTAGTATCACCAGACATTTTTTGATCGGACCTAGCAATATTACTGCAAGGGCGAATCGGTGTTGGTCTTTCGATATCGCAGGGTAAAAAGCTTTCCCCATAGATTGTTTTCCTTGCAAATTGAGCACCACCAGGAAATATAATGCATTCATTTGCAGGTTTAAACGGTTGTTCCCGAGCCAAGTTTGCATTTTGTAGATAACTCTTTGAGTAGGTTGTTGCACCCTCCATTGATGCATCTGGTGgtcttttacaaaatatttcttaataCATTACagatatgtacaatatattcATTACTTCATAACTTCGAATGGCTACAATAGTGATTGGTATTTATAatagtataatattttttccactataaaataaaaataatctaaaaaCTTATACTTGTATGCTTGTTTCAGTTTCCATggataaatttcttttctttgaaCTCGAAATGGTTGATAGCTAAGTTTTTGtgttgtgtatttttctaTACTCTTCTCTGGAGGGCAGTATCGCCCTTCAGGTTTATAACTAATCACAGGTTCTACAGGGCCTGGATTCATGTATGACAACGCGGCAGTAGTTTTGTCCTCCAAAACGCCGCTACTCGTGCGAATGTTATTGCACGGCACAAATAAATCCATTCTTGGTACATATTTTGGTACATAATCATGACGTGCAGTTGTTACACATTGCATCGGACCTTGACCGCTTTGGGTTCTAGAAATCAAATATTTAGTATCATACAGCCAAAGTAAATTCCTGGAGAAATTTTAGTTATCTAATATATTATTTCTACCTGCGGGAAGGGGTAAAGGCCTTTGCTCTATTAACACCCCAGTTAGCTCGAAAACTTAGACGATTCGTTGTTTCATCAGATATTTTTCCCATAGCTCTGTCAAGAGAGTGCACTGGTTTGAAAGATTGAGTTTTCGCATGTCGCGTTGCTGCTTTATCAACGTTTAGGTATGATAAATGATATGTTGTGCTTGCATCGATAGGTTTCGTAGGAGGGCAATAAACTTTTTCTGGAGCATAAGATTTCTCTCTCGCTGGTTGCACGTACCGTTTCAAAGACTAAATTGCGAATATAGCGTATTagcattatcattattattcttgtgGTGGATCAGTACTAAAAATACAATGTTTGGTAAACATTGATTAGTTTAGAACTTATGCGTGTAGTTTGAATAGgagaatttatttcatcggATTTATATACAGTTGTACCCCACCTTTCAGTGTTTGTATAGATACACGAAAATTGAGGAATTGCATAAAATCCGCTGATAATTTTAGATACAGTCTTGTCTATTACGATTTTTACACAGAGTTAGAATACTTTCTAGCCCCCATGgtgtgtaatttttcttacattagaATAGTAACTTCGACACATTTAGTCATCTTTTTTACAAATGTTACATAACAATTCAATAATTCTAAGAATCTGATATTTTCTTCAcgctatacatataaaaaatgttcagCAATTTACTTCTAATTGATCTACACATGTTCAAGTGCAATCTCGGTTATTGATCTTTGATTTTAGTTGCACAGAGTCATAAATGAAACATAAGAACTGGATATCATCTTTTTTTAGATGAGATTTGACCTCACGATAATTAACGAATCACAAACGTATTCTGATCATTTTTGCAATTGAATTAATTCTGAACAGAGAGCGACAACAatgattatttcaatttcattcagCAACCTATGTATACATTGAGAACAACCATAAGTTTATAGATAATTCATAATCCCTATCTGATCTCGAGGCATAAGTTCATACCCACAATTAGTTGAATTTCTAATCCTTGCAATTAGTTACAATTATTAAACtaaagaaaacatttcacTTGAGTAGAACATGAGATGGCACAAATAATAGTGCTATATAATTCTCAATTACAATGATTCGCTTCtgagaaaatttcagaatattaCTAATAACTCGGAAGTATGCCCTAGCATGTATGTGAACAACTGTAGGTATCCATGAGTgacgtaataaatttttatttaatttgtatAGTCTTGTTCTTACTTTAATATTGCACGGGCAAGTGGTTGGTCTGACTAGGGCTCGATACGCCCTTTTATTGGGGCAGAGCTCTACTACCTCCATTGTGTTCTAAGACTCCCTTagaattgaaacaaatttgttaaaaaatatataccaaATGGGatataattgttataaaaatcaattacaaagtgtaatataaaaattttaaagtatTTAAAACTCGATCATCCGACATTGAAGCTTTGACGAAGCTGTTTGCAGTGAAGTTTCAGCCTCTGCCAAAATAAAAGCATGCTAATATCAAATTAAATGGAATCATGTAATTTGTTTTGAGGCTAATTTCCGAGGAATGCACAGGAAATTCAtcaatttaaaacaaattcaGTTTAATCTATTCGTGTAATCTACAAAAGTCTATATAGCAATAAATCAGTGATTCGTCTATACACTATTAATTCGAActaaaataattcatcaaatttctttttaaaattagaTTAATTACATCATTTGTAATAAACTAAGGGATCGTACTGTATTCATATGCTTGAATACTTTTTCTCATACAACTTATGTACTGTGTCAGAAATTCGTTATTAGAGTTGAACCAACTAATTCGATAACCGATATTACGGCCAATTTATGTTATAGTTTATTCTGACTACGTTTGAGGTTgaagtttgatttttatttggtTTGTAACGTTGCTTAAATTTGTATGATAAAACAGAAAGTATACACATAAAGACTTCATGTTCCACTCACTTGTTCTCTTGTAACAAGCTTAATCTTATTTTGGTTCTCTGCCAACAATAgggatattttgaaaaacttgttgCAGTACTTCActggtaaaaatttcatgtcaCTGAATGAACTTAAACCTGATATAGATGTTCCTggctattaattttttatttttatccaacaGAGAagaatgaatgcaaaaatgtatatttaaatGATTATTGATGATTGTCTAATCACCAATGTAATATCAGAGTTCTACCTTAGCACTGCAATTTGAGCACAAAATCTGAATTTCTGAagagaataaataatcatgccaaaaataatcatattttgatacaaaaatataattc
This genomic stretch from Neodiprion pinetum isolate iyNeoPine1 chromosome 6, iyNeoPine1.2, whole genome shotgun sequence harbors:
- the LOC124222340 gene encoding stabilizer of axonemal microtubules 2-like yields the protein MEVVELCPNKRAYRALVRPTTCPCNIKSLKRYVQPAREKSYAPEKVYCPPTKPIDASTTYHLSYLNVDKAATRHAKTQSFKPVHSLDRAMGKISDETTNRLSFRANWGVNRAKAFTPSRRTQSGQGPMQCVTTARHDYVPKYVPRMDLFVPCNNIRTSSGVLEDKTTAALSYMNPGPVEPVISYKPEGRYCPPEKSIEKYTTQKLSYQPFRVQRKEIYPWKLKQAYKYKFLDYFYFIVEKILYYYKYQSLFCKRPPDASMEGATTYSKSYLQNANLAREQPFKPANECIIFPGGAQFARKTIYGESFLPCDIERPTPIRPCSNIARSDQKMSGDTTNKLSYQPVSVEKRGLIIPSRRNMMGDGPMQCLTTNRHDFVPKLVPRPDLVIPCNNIRSSDQPLEGRTTATLSYMDPGPVEPVTSYKPLSQYCKPAAKIDGETINKLSYQPWIPGPKMELPWAQKTQYKPPTAKMCDDTVYHQSYPAPGYYIEDSISAECPCPPESQEDCDLD